The stretch of DNA GGACTTTCTCAGTGACTCTTTGCCATTTCAAGAGTAAAAATGTCAACTCTGGTCATGAATctgtagatgatgatgatgatgataatgatgaagaCGAAGAGGAATTTATTGGTGACACAGAAGTGGAGGAGATCTTTCAGCAGCAGATTCCCACAGGTATAGGAGAAGATGACCACAGGGTCTTCATTGTTCATCCTGATGTCAAATGGGGACAAAAAAAGCAATACCTGACCACAGGTAAGCAGTTTAATCCCAGAACCAGTGCAATAACACTGTCCACTGTGCAGAAAATGTttgcatctatatatatatatatatatatatatatatatatatatatatatatatataatgtaacttttttgtttattcaGCTTATTCAGAAAATGAGTGAGAGTGATGTATGTtatgagagacagagatgtgtttgtgttgtcTTGAAGCGGATCTCCAAATGAAAGAAGCTGTTGGGCTGGTGAACACCTTACAGAACTGGGCTGTTGTTGATAAGATCATCCTCTCTACTAAAACGCCAGAAAAGAAGAGAATTTTCGGCAAGGGGAATTTCCAACTTCTCACAGGTCTTCATCGTTCCTCTCTTGTTTGGCCATGTTTCTTATTTTTCTGCTTATGGAAGAGGTGAAATAGTATagtattcatttttttctttctgatacGTTTATTTAGAGAAAATCAGAAAAACGCCTGGTGTTACGGCTGTTTTTATGAACGTTGAACGATTATCACCATTGTCTGAGGTGAGCTTTTTTATTAGCAGTAGTGCTGTTATAATACATCTTCTACAGTTAAGTTATTTAGGCTGTGGGGGTTTTATGTGGCCTGATGTTAATTGTATGTCAGACTGTGTATCCTGTTACATTCACTGAAGTTTATTTCACAGATGGCAAACAAGTCAAATAAAATGGTAGCCTTAATTGCATCGAATTCAGTCACGACAGAAGCACTGTGCACAATTTTACTGAAAGACGTGAATGTGATGACTGATGATGTTTTCTGCTGTAATGTTTTTTGTTCAAGAGAGATCTGCAGGAGGCCTGGGGAGTGAAGGTTTTTGACCGATACTCGCTGGTTCTGCACATTTTCCGCCGCAATGCCAGAACAAAAGAGGCCAAACTGCAGATCTCGCTGGCTGAGATTCCTCTGCTCAGGTAAAACCTTCGGCAGCTTGTGTTTCATTTGGATGTTATTAGAAAGCATGTGATTTTTGGtgcttaattttttaattattagttcCTGTTAATTAAAGCTTCAAGCTCACTGCACAATAAATGATCTAACATTATTACTGATATCTTCTCTTTACACCAAGGTCACGACTGAAGAATGAAGTTTCAAACATggaccagcaaggtggaggctCAAGGTACATCATGGGCTCAGGTAAGAGCCTGGGCATCGGTGGTGTGTCGAGTATGTCCGTAGATTGCCTTTATTGCATGGTACGACTTTTTtgctatggtgtgtgtgtgtatgtgtgcagggGAAACTCTGTATGAAGTTCAGCAGAGGTTGCTAAAGGAGCGTGAGCTGAAGATTCGCTCTGCACTTCAGCGACTGAAAAAGAAGAGACACCTGCTCCGCTCCCAGCGCAAGCACAAAGACTTCCCCACCGTGTCCGTCATGGGCTACACTAACTGTGGTAAGACTGAGTCATTGAGTTGAAATCAAGTTTAGAGATTGAATAGAAGTTCAGTTGCTGTCAATGATTTAACCTTCATTGCAAATTTATTTATCAGCAAAATGTGTAAACTTTCAAACTtttcaaacaaaaacaatgtaaagagctcaactaatataacaagtgctttctccaaatccaaCACACTGCCACTTTTAATTAGTACTGCAGTCTCCAGATTATTCAACCCTTTCAAGTGTCCTTAGTGCTTAGTAGAGCAGTCGTTTGCTGTTATGAATGCTGCATCCTTGATTTttagacaccagcttctggcagcattcctgagaaATCGCAACCCATTATCCATGAACAGTGGCTTCCAGTGCACTAATACTTTAGGGTTTTGTGCTGGaactgccttcttcaaatcccatcCCATGATTTTCTGTGGGGTTTCatcaggcgactgtgatggccactccagaatcttccaggatgTCTTCtggaaccaagccttggtggactttgaggtttgcttgggatcattgtcctgctggaaAGTGCCCAAGCCTCAGAAGGCATAATGCATTcacctaggatttcctgatacttgattgaaccCAACACGCGGCAGGTTTCCAGTGAccgaggaagcaaagcagccccagcgcatcacagagccaccatgcttcactgtaggcagggtgtccTTTTTAGTgaatgcttcattcttcctcttcCAGACATACCAGCCcaaaaagttccagttttgtaTCATTGCTCTACCGCACAGAATCTCAAAACAACACAAGTCGACAGAACTATAGCCAGTCCAGGTTTATGATAGGGCTAATTTCAAGCACACTGGATGCAACTAATGAAGCACttgatttgcaaatgtgtgctcttaTGAGGGGTCGTATTCAGGGGGTTATATAATTCTGAAACACAGTAATCAAAAGTGCCATTTTTGTGTTGGATTTGTAGAAATCACAGATGAAGGTTTGTACATCTTGCTAATAGACATAATTTACAATGGGGGTGGATTTATTTTTGCAGCTGCAAAGTAAATCTAACTTGCACTCATATGCACATGAATGTGGTAATTTAACTAACAATTGTATGCTTTTAGGCTTTATTTTAGTTGCACATAATACAATTAAGTAAACCACACAATTTTTTTGTAGATAAAATTATCAGGCTATTTATAAAAAGGTTGGAGAATGGTGTTTATCATTGTCACTCAGGGCCTGATTCTGTTAGCTCTACCGTGTCGGCCCACATGCTGACATCAGATGCCGTTCTGTATTTCTCAACTTGTCTACAAATGTACATGTACTGCTGTCCATGAGGggatgatttgtatttacaacagtggtgtaaaagtgaattacactccccaactgtagggggagcccaggagccaaAACTACAGATTAtcccataatgctgctttaacttttTTTGGTTGTCCTCTAAGGTAAGACTACACTAATCAAAGCTCTGACGGGTGATGCTGGACTCCAACCTAAAGACCAACTCTTTGCCACTCTGGATGTCACAGTACACGCAGGACAGCTGCCCAGTCACATGACTGTACTGTATGTGGATACGATAGGCTTCCTTTCCCAGCTGCCTCACCAGCTCATAGACTCCTTTTCTGCAACGCTGGAAGATGTGGCACACTCTGTATGTACACAGACAATCTGAAtgttctggaaaatgcagattaccaataataaaatgaaagagCATATAAGATGCATCCTAATCAGTATCATTTCTCCTTGGTCAGGATCTCATTGTTCATGTAAGGGACATTAGTCATCCAGAGACTGTGAATCAAAAAGTGAACGTGCTGAAcattttgaagaaccttcagatCCCAGAAAAGCTCATGAACTCTGTCATAGAGGTGCACAATAAAATTGATCTTGTTGAAGGGTAAGGCCATCAGTCCCATCATGATGTAAAGAAACATGCTCTATATGTGTTATGAGcaattttaatatttgtttgCATATGATTTATTACTTAGTTATGAATCATGCGAGCCTGAGACTGTGCCTATATCAGCACTGAAGGAGGTGGGATTGAAGGAGTTAAAACAGAGAGTCGAAGAAGCTGTTGTGAAGTCAACTGGGAAACAAACCATCATTCTGAAGGTTCAGCTCAACAGCCCACAGTTAGGGTGAGTGGAAAGTAAGGaagtgtctgtgtctgtgtgtgtgtgtgtgtgtgtgtgtgtgtgtgtgtgtgtgtgtgagacttcTAGTCACTTAAGTGACTAGAAGTCCTCTTTTTCCCCAGGCGTGTCCTCGTTTTGGGAAAATGTTGGGTGTCTGGTCAAGATTTTATTATTGCACAAAATGTCCTGCGCTTTGCATTGATTTCACATGAGCGTGTTTCTCCAGTCGCCACAGTCTGTGTTTAGATTTTTACAGAATTAAAGACTACTGCTTACGTCCCATCTCCTCACCCAGCACAGATGGTCTGTATGTACCTGTGTCTACATAACCATTGTGAAACTGTTTTTAATTtgtaaataaatctaaatacgttgcagaaaaaaacatcttgGTGGAACCAAATATCTACCTATACAAAGATGAAATGTGGTAAAATTAACACTCTTAAGTTAATATGAAAGAttatttgtccatatagattATAAATGACATGTATTAGTCTTAGACCTTACTTAAGCCCCCAGCCACGGTggatactttttaaaaatcaaaGTATGTTCCTCCTACCCAACAGATTTattgttttcatctatttccactGACCTAGAAGCCAACTGTGAGCTAAGGCCCCAACCCCTGTCTCAGACAGTACAAGACACTGTATTGTTGTATTGTGTCTTAACCCCAGAAACATGATTACAATGCATACTAACCAGTGAAGAAAAAGAGCAATTAATGATGCCCCCTCAAAGTGTTTACACCTAGGAAAACTCATTCACCCATTCTTCATGATGTTTTTATGTACGTGTGTTATCCACAGTTGGCTGTATAAGGAAGCCACGGTCCAGGAGGTGCATGATGTAGGAGATGATTGTACTGCTAACGTCAAGGTTATCATCAGTGCCGCTGCATATGGTCGCTACAGGAAGCTGTTCCAGGTCACTTAGTAACAGCCGGTTTGTCTCAGAGCCAGAATAATTGTCTATTTCTGAAGTCAATTACTCACTGTGAACATGTCtagaaaaatatttatttaataacgCAAATATATTAACTGAGTGAACTGAGTGGAAAGTGTGTACATATGTAAACAATAAAGCAGCTTGGTCAGATTCCTTCTGCCCTTCACCATCTTTTTctctatatacacatatatagtgTTCAAGTATGTTTTTGCACTGTAAGCTACATACACAGTGTTAACAATGTTAATGTTTAAAGCTAGAGGTGACATTTCCCAGATTTTCTAACATGAGTTAAATGGTacggtgatgtgttaaaattcCAGGCTGCCATTAGAAGGTTCTTTTTTTAGTAGTTCTTTGTTCAGGGTGATTACAATGGAGCAAAATGGAACAAGCCTGACAAAGTCTCCTGCTATGATGTTTAAGCTAGAAGTGTCTGCTCCAGGTTTCTGATCCTCCAGCCATCTCCTTACACACTCCCAGTTTGCCATGGTCAGAGACTGCAGAGACATTTGTGGGTGGGAGGCAATGAAGCATCGTTCTGCAGTTAAGTTCAGGCCTGCTACAAAGAAGCCATCTGTACATATCATGGAAGAAGCAGATAATCAAAATCTAATCAAATGCTTATCATCAAATATGTGCTTAAAAAGGTATCTCTGATCACAAAAACTGTCAGCTGTTTTTTGAGAACTGCGGTAATCTCATTTACCTGAATCAACCTAAAGtgcatgtttttaatatttgaataattgTCAGATATTCAGTTATAGGCTGCAGTTTCCCCTCACCTGGACGACCCTGTTCTTTCTGCCATTCGAGGTACTGAAGGAGTTCATCCGCACTGGCCTTGTTTGCCCACCAGTAAGGGATTCCATGCCACAGCACATTATGCCGTGCTGCTGCCTGGTCATCATATGAAAGTATTACCTGATGGCCTGATGACCACAAGCCACGTAAGGTTATATCAGCCTGGAGAAGCAAGCAATAAAAAGGAAATTAATAAAATTGTAAACATATGTGTTTACTGGATTCAACACATTTACAGCAAGTAATTAACGTCACCTAAAACTGGAACAGTACAGaaattcattctttcttttactttaaGGGACAGTCTGGACAAATGTGAAAAAGTTAATTGTTGTGCTAGCTGTTGTAAAAGTGCCTACAGCAGGGGTATTTAAAATTCCAGATAGGTCCAGAGAAAACGTCCTCAGGACAAGGTTTAGAACATCATAATAAGTAAAACCATAAATTAGGATTCACTGCTAGATCCTGTCTACTGAAGCAGCCTAGTAGTTATAGCAACATTTAATGCacaattttatatatttctacAATATTTACTTAGTTTTCACACTGAACTGGTATGACAAATGATagaaaacaaatattttaaataaatgctcttttcttattttaagtACAAGAAAAATGTGCATGTTAAAATAAATTGCTTAGCTAATAACCTGTCTCACAGCTCTGCCTGACattatttttctaaataatgttttttaaataatcacCACAATCTCAGAACATATGAGACAACGTTTTAAACCTGCTAGTGGGATGAATAAACTGTTCTGTCAAACTGATGAGGCTAAGAGAGATTTTTGCCTGGAATGCCCCCTTTATCAGGAAATTTATATTCACATGTATGGCATTAAGCTGACGcacttctccagagtgacttacaaggttacttgtattacagaggtgggccaatgcagtgttttgAGTCTTACATAAAGACTCTTTTTGGTGTaacacagcatagtcacccagaccaggaatcaaaccctggtctcacacatggtgtaatagctcactggcaggtagtggtgttatctgttgccacaccaaccattagatattagatatttacTATTGAACTTCTATTCAGAAGCTGCTACTTACATTCCGAGGGCAAAGTTTAGAGCCAAAGACTTTCttcagtgaataaataaatccctCATGACGTTTTTCACTTATGCCCTCAAAATGACTACAAGCCAGAATGACGATCTCTTTAGGGTGATCTGAGAGCCATGCAGCAACAGCCTGTAGAGTTTCCTGTAACAGAATTATATTAGCgtattatatacagtacatgtgTAGTGATAAAAACATGCTTTAAATAAAGTGCGGTAAAGCTCATAACACTCAAAAGATACAACACACAGACTGACCACAACAGTGAGTTGGGTGTAAATGACATGAGTGAAGTAAAGATCGTCTGAAGTGTCATTAGGTCTGTGAGCAATCCGAAGGTCAAAGTATCGAATGCCTGCCTGCAGCTGCTCCACGATGTCTTTGACctgttgtttaaataaaaaacaaatgtaaaatgcTAATTTGATGAAGCATTTTAAAAGATTGTTCAAAATAAGCCTAAATTCAGAACTGCCGTTCAGCAGTGTAAGGTGTTCTAGTAGGAcctattagagctgggcaatatgacgacattttattgtatcgtggtacacaatatgcttttctagcATATCAAGggtatcatcagtgcttaaaggacactgattaactgcaaatttacaattacaattacaatttaattacaaacagattaatttgtttaatttttgaTAAATTACAAATCCACTTTTAATTGGACacagtgcagcagatgttgaatatatatcactgtactcagtatgggagagtatctgaacagtagtttttaagaatttcGCTGCTACTGAGGAATTTTTTCTGTGTTTATCTGTGCGCaattaatattgtgtatcgtgaaaatgtttttaaatatcctgatataatatttttaccatatcgcccaacTCTAGGATTTACAAGGACAAAGTAacaggtgtgtaacaggtgtctgcagaaagaatgaataaaaacatgtgTTTCTTGGTGTAGCACCACTGCTAGGGTAGAAACTGTGAGCAAGCTTTATAGTAAGTGTTCTCTTAGATCAGATGTTCAGTCAGGTGCACCCATGCCTGTGTAGTGGCCCATTTGTAAATGACTGGTCGCGTAAAGCAGTAGAAAACTCCATCCAGCAGCCTGAGGGCATCGGACTCTGATCGGACCAGAGGAGAGGTGATATCCAGACAGTAGCTCATTGCATCGTGACTACCTGTGTGGGCAAAGGCCACATTGCCTGTTATGTAATTGCATTTCATGTCAATCACATTTATGTCAATATGCATTAATTCACAAAtggtacaaaaaaaaaggtagGGGACACCcgatcattcattgttttgtttttttccaaaatcaagggtattacatcCGGTttaggaaaggctttctactagattctggagcattgctgtgaggatttgatggcattcagcaacaaaaatgTTACTGAAGTTAGGActttagatgatcaccaccacaccatATCCCCAACTTATTCATTTAACAAATGTGGTTGTGTTGGTCACTCTGGAACGAACAGCACGCCCAAGCTGATCCCACAAGTGTttaatggggttgaggtcagaacTGCTGGAAGGCCATTCCATCCTCTCCACTCAAAATTCTGGAGGTACTCTGATTAATCCTGCTCTGTGGGGGCGAGCATCGTCATCTTAGAGGATAGAGTTTGGTCCCAGACTGTGGAGATATGAGattgccactggctgcaaaatGTCATCTGACAGCCATGTTTTACCGCCCCACACCATCAACCTCACAAAAGAGTGTGCAGCTGTCTGCCATATCATCCTGCAAACCCTTCTTGGGACGTCCACTTTGAGGCCTGTCTTGAAACATCCTCCGTTATATGGAACTTGGCCATTAATATGGAGATGATACTAGGGCTCACTCCAAGTAATGGTTCGTTTTGCAGAACACCAGCTTGAAGTTGCCCTATTGCACAGGCCCTATCCAGACCAACAGTCAAGTGTGGCATGCTGTTTCTTGGAGCAGACACCTACTGACCACTGTAGCAGGGCCCATGCTCACAGGTGCACTGTGGTACCCCTGGGCTCAAAACAAGTGCCAATAGCAACAGCAAGTAAGCTGTTTGGCAATGG from Salminus brasiliensis chromosome 7, fSalBra1.hap2, whole genome shotgun sequence encodes:
- the gtpbp6 gene encoding putative GTP-binding protein 6; this encodes MDPRRCSVVLKHVPVVYRSAWLRCSSWTKLRDSTNIVRLTSNQTKHPVKLNTLLACPVQSPKTAHRYINPLQSYVQNRTFSVTLCHFKSKNVNSGHESVDDDDDDNDEDEEEFIGDTEVEEIFQQQIPTGIGEDDHRVFIVHPDVKWGQKKQYLTTADLQMKEAVGLVNTLQNWAVVDKIILSTKTPEKKRIFGKGNFQLLTEKIRKTPGVTAVFMNVERLSPLSERDLQEAWGVKVFDRYSLVLHIFRRNARTKEAKLQISLAEIPLLRSRLKNEVSNMDQQGGGSRYIMGSGETLYEVQQRLLKERELKIRSALQRLKKKRHLLRSQRKHKDFPTVSVMGYTNCGKTTLIKALTGDAGLQPKDQLFATLDVTVHAGQLPSHMTVLYVDTIGFLSQLPHQLIDSFSATLEDVAHSDLIVHVRDISHPETVNQKVNVLNILKNLQIPEKLMNSVIEVHNKIDLVEGYESCEPETVPISALKEVGLKELKQRVEEAVVKSTGKQTIILKVQLNSPQLGWLYKEATVQEVHDVGDDCTANVKVIISAAAYGRYRKLFQVT
- the LOC140560155 gene encoding PI-PLC X domain-containing protein 1 isoform X1, with the translated sequence MAPVPQSDTTNEDWMSTLPEELWHIPLTSLAIPGSHDAMSYCLDITSPLVRSESDALRLLDGVFYCFTRPVIYKWATTQVKDIVEQLQAGIRYFDLRIAHRPNDTSDDLYFTHVIYTQLTVVETLQAVAAWLSDHPKEIVILACSHFEGISEKRHEGFIYSLKKVFGSKLCPRNADITLRGLWSSGHQVILSYDDQAAARHNVLWHGIPYWWANKASADELLQYLEWQKEQGRPDGFFVAGLNLTAERCFIASHPQMSLQSLTMANWECVRRWLEDQKPGADTSSLNIIAGDFVRLVPFCSIVITLNKELLKKEPSNGSLEF
- the LOC140560155 gene encoding PI-PLC X domain-containing protein 1 isoform X2; translated protein: MAPVPQSDTTNEDWMSTLPEELWHIPLTSLAIPGSHDAMSYCLDITSPLVRSESDALRLLDGVFYCFTRPVIYKWATTQVKDIVEQLQAGIRYFDLRIAHRPNDTSDDLYFTHVIYTQLTVVETLQAVAAWLSDHPKEIVILACSHFEGISEKRHEGFIYSLKKVFGSKLCPRNADITLRGLWSSGHQVILSYDDQAAARHNVLWHGIPYWWANKASADELLQYLEWQKEQGRPAGLNLTAERCFIASHPQMSLQSLTMANWECVRRWLEDQKPGADTSSLNIIAGDFVRLVPFCSIVITLNKELLKKEPSNGSLEF